GCCAACGCTGGCGGTGGCAATAAGACTGACCGTAACCCTGATTACGAACACACTCTCGATACTCTGGACGTAGAGATTGCAATGGCCACTTTGCCTATGGACTTTAATATCTATGAGCTACCTGGCAGCGTTTACCGTCGCGCAAAAGAAATCGTAAAGAAAAAGGAAAGTCCGTTCAAAGAATGGTCCGCAGCACTTCGCGCAACGCCCGGTATCCTGGATTATTCCCGCGCCGCTATTTTCGCGCTGATCCGAAGCGCACACCCTGAGTTTTATCACTACCCCGGACGCCTTCAGGGGTATATCAACGCCAACTTAACGGAGACTGATCACGAGAACCCCACCGAGGAAGCTCTCACGGCTGCCCGACACACTCCGGAAAAAGACGCGGTAGAAGAAGCCAACCGACAGCTTGCCGCCGCGCGCGGTGAATATGTGGAAGGCATCAGCGACCCGAACGACCCAAAATGGGTGAAAACCGGGACAAGCCAGCCGACCACCGAACCTGAACTGGTTAAAAATGTTGGCAACGGTATTTTCGACGTGTCCGCTTTAATGCAGAACTCATCAACTCATGGCACAGAAACGAATCCGGAGACCACCAGCAATGTGCAGGTTCAAAAAGCTGACAGTGATGAAAAACAGGCTGGTGATGCGGTGCAGGCAGGCGAAGACGATCTGGGTACTGGTAAAGAAGCAGTTACCGTAGAGAACCAGAATCAGGCTGAGGCGCAACAAAACGTACCGGAATCGCAACAAGAAGAGCCAGAAGCAGCCTGGCCGGAATACTTCGAGCCGGGCCGCTATGAAGGTGTACCAAACGAAGTTTACCACGCCGCCAATGGGATCAGCTCAACTCAGGTGAAAGATGCTCGCGTGTCGCTGATGTACTTTAACGCGCGTCACGTAGAGAAAACTATCGTCAAAGAGCGCTCTCCAGTGCTTGATATGGGCAACCTGGTACATGTTCTGGCTCTACAGCCGGAAAACCTCGAAGCGGAGTTCAGCGTAGAGCCGGAGATCCCTGAGGGTGCTTTCACCACCACCGCCACCCTGCGCGAGTTCATCGACGCGCACAACGCCAGCCTGCCAGCGCTGCTGAGTGCTGACGATATCAAAGCGCTGCTGGAAGAGTACAACGCCACCCTGCCGTCGCAGATGCCGCTTGGAGCTTCGGTAGATGAAACCTATGCATCGTATGAGCAGCTTCCCGAAGAATTCCAGCGCATTGAAAACGGCACCAAACATACAGCCACGGCGATGAAAGCCTGCATCAAAGAGTACAACGTCACCCTGCCCGCGCCGGTTAAAACCAGCGGCAGCCGTGACGCGCTGCTGGAGCAACTGGCAATAATCAACCCTGACCTGGTCGCTCAGGAAGCGCAAAAATCGTCGCCGTTGAAAGTCTCTGGCACGAAGGCCGATCTGATTCAGGCCGTGAAATCAGTCAACCCGGCAGTGGTATTCGCCGACGAATTGCTGGATGCGTGGCGGGAGAACACCGAAGGGAAAGTGCTGGTCACCCGCCAACAGCTCAGCACCGCGCTGAACATTCAGAAAGCCCTGCTGGAGCACCCGACCGCCGGCAAATTGCTGACTCACCCAAGCCGCGCTGTCGAGGTTAGCTATTTTGGGATTGATGAGGAAACCGGGTTGGAAGTTCGGGTACGCCCTGACCTTGAGCTCGATATGGGCGGCCTGCGCATTGGCGCCGACCTGAAAACTATCAGCATGTGGAACATCAAGCAGGAAGGCCTGCGTGCGAAGTTGCACCGGGAAATCATCGATCGGGACTATCACCTGAGCGCGGCCATGTACTGCGAAACTGCGGCGCTGGACCAGTTTTTCTGGATTTTCGTCAACAAAGACGAGAACTACCACTGGGTCGCCATCATTGAGGCGTCTACCGAGTTGCTGGAACTTGGCATGCTGGAATACCGCAAAACAATGCGAGAGATAGCAAACGGCTTCGACACTGGTGAATGGTCAGCGCCTATCACAGAAGACTACACCGACGAACTGAACGATTTTGATGTGCGCCGCCTTGAAGCGTTGCGCGTACAGGCATAAGGGGAAAATCATGGAAAACACAAATATTGTTACCACTGAGCAGCAGGCACCAAACACCATTTCTGCCAGTAACGCAATTTTTAACGTTCAGGCACTGGGTCAGTTAACAGCTTTCGCTAACCTGATGGCAGACTCACAGGTGACGGTACCGGCACACCTTGCAGGGAAACCAGCCGACTGTATGGCTATCGTCATGCAGGCTATGCAATGGGGCATGAACCCTTACGCTGTGGCTCAGAAAACACACCTGGTTAACGGTGTTCTTGGTTACGAGGCACAACTGGTCAACGCAGTAATCGCAAGCTCCAGTGCCATTCATGGCCGTTTTCATTACCGCTATGGGGGTGACTGGGAGCGCTGCACCAGGACACAGGAAATCACACGCGATAAAAACGGTAAAAATGGGAAGTACACCGTCACTGAGCGCGTTCGTGGCTGGACAGATGAGGACGAGATCGGCCTGTTCGTTCAGGTTGGTGCCATTCTGCGAGGTGAATCTGAAATCACCTGGGGAGAACCTCTTTACCTCTCCGGCGTTGTTACCCGCAATTCTCCGCTATGGGTTTCAAACCCTAAACAGCAAATTGCCTATCTGGGCGTTAAATATTGGGCTCGCCTGTACTGCCCGGAAGTGATCCTCGGCGTGTACAGCCCTGATGAGGTTGAGCAACGAGAAGAACGCGAGATTAACCCTGCTCCAGTCCAGCGCATGAGCGTACAGGAAATCACCAGCGAGGTTAGCACCAGGACCAGCGCGCAGGAGTCGGCAGCTAACGTTGATGCTGTTGCCGACGATCTTCGCGAACGCATTGATACAGCAAGTTCCGTTGATCAGGCAAAAGCAATCCGTGCGGATATCGAATCACAGAAAGCGTTGCTGGGTACTGCGCTGTTCACCGAATTAAAAAACAAAGCAGTGAAGCGCTATTACCAGGTCAATGCACAGAACAAAGTCGAGGCAGTGATCAACTCAATTCCAAACCCTGGCGAACCGGAAGCCGCAGAGATGTTTGCTAAAGCTGAAAGCACGCTTGGCGCTGCTAAACGTCATCTTGGCGACGAACTGCACGATAAGTACCGCGTCACCCTGGACGATATGAAACCGGAATACATCGGCTAATTGCATCGGGAGGGGGTACGCCCTCCCACCTGAGGAGGTTTTATGCGCCTAATAAATCGCAGTAAGCAATCGCCATTGGGCCGTCGCGCATGTGATGTTGCACTGGCGGCGCATCATGAAAAGTTCGGCGATTACGGCAGACAAAAGCACGTTACCAATTACACCGTTGTAGTGGATGGCGTAAAGGTGCCTGTTGAAGTAGTTAACCGGGCCACCAGCTACGTAGCCACCGCAATGATCGGCGTCCGGAAACTTAGAAATCTGCCAGCACAGGCAAACTGAATATTAGCGATGGCCCGCTGCGGGGCCACTGGAGAAAACGATGAGCAAAAAAATTAGAGACTTTGAATTGATGAGCACCCGCGAAATTTGCTGCCAGCTCAGGATTTCTTCCAGGACGCTGGAGCGTTACCGTAAGCGACCAAGCGACAACAACCCATTCCCGGAGCCTGACTGTTCATATATGGGTGGCTCCAACAAATGGCTTAAAACCAAAGTCAATGAGTGGCAGGTCAGGGAAATGTCACGACCAACACGCCGTCCAATGTCGCATCTGAATCTGCCCCGTGACAACAAAGGTCGACTCATCCGGTCTGACGTGGCGTGAACTCCAGAACATCGGGCTCGATGATGCTCATCAGTCGGGCCCACCATTTACTATAAGCTTCTCTCATTTCTTCGATATAGGTGTATTTGTCGTACACCGACCACACTCCAGGCAGTTTGTGCCCGAGCATCATCTCAGCAATATGTGGTTCAGTCAGCTCGGAGAAATTCGTTCGCGCAGTTCTGCGTAGATCATGGATCGTAAAGTGCGGAACCTGCTCGTTATAAGCCTTCAGCATGAACTTAACAAGGTTGCTGCTGATGCTCATATGAAAGCCTTCGCTCATCGGCTTGTCTGCATATTTTGAGAAAACAAAACGGCCTGGCGCCAGCTCAATGGCTCGTTGTATCAGCGGGAGCATTTCAGGGATGATCGGGCGGATTATCGGCTTCTTACTTTTCCGTCCCGTTTTATGATTTTCCCACGGTACGGTCCAGACGCCCTCCTCAAAATCGAAATGCGAAACTTCAGCCTGACGGAGTTCACCGACCCTGCACGCCCATATCAGGGACAATTTATAAAGGATCTTGTTTCGCTCAATAAGGCGGGAATCCTCAATAGCTCGCCAGACAATCGCAATTTCTTTGCGATCCAGTGTTCTCTCCCCCATTTTCTTCTGAATACCAAAATCACGACCGGACATTTCAGAAAGTGGGTTAACCTCAAGCAACTGGCGCTTCACTGCCCATGAGTAGCACTGCCGACCGTTACTAATTACTCGCCGGGTGATCTCAGTGTATCCCTGCGCCAGTCGGTCCAGAACTGTAAGCCAGTTGTGCAGCGTCAACTGATGCGCCGGATACTTACCCAGCTTAGGGAATACATGCAGCTCAAACGAACGCAGTATTTGATCGGATGTTTCTTTCTGAACGCATACCATCGCATGCCATTCTCTGAAAAGTTCCTCGAATGTGTACTGGCTGTTGATTTTAGCTTTATCGAGGCTTTGCCTGATCCGCGGATTTTCTCCCCGGGCAAGAATGGCGGCCCACTTAGTTACCTCTTCGCGCGCGGCCTTCAACCCGAATTCCGGGTAACTGCCGATCGTCATCTTGTCCTGCTTACCCAGGAAACGGAATCGGTAGAAAAAAGTGACGGCGCCCTTTTTGGAAATGCGCACCCACAGACCGTCCCGGTCTGCCTTCTCCTCAACTTTATCGCGTTCGCGCCCGAGGCACGACTTTAGATAACTATCTGAAATAGCCATGATTTATCCCTGCATGTGTCCATCAGAACGGAAGATTCTGTGTCCATCATAGGATATGGACGCACTGGTGGACACAAAAACCATGACTCATGATGTCGTAGGTTGACTGTACATGCAACCAGTATCATTTTTGTGAGCGCTTATTTTGCGGGGATCTTGAGAGGATTTTGTCGTAGGTTTGCGGAGGGTGGCGGGGTATCAATTATCGATGTGAGCAATGATCGAAAAGTTACGTATGTTCTTCATAGAGATAAATTATTATGCCTTACGCCTGGTTGACCAGACTTTAGAGGTCGCTGTTCTGAGCTTAACGTCTGTTTTAACTGAAACGCCGCATTCTACACTACAACGCTAAGGCGAGGAAATGTTCATAGTGTAAGGAGAGCGGGAACTGGAAAACGCCTCGCTTTTTTCCTGTAAAACACCGCAACGCAGGAAAAGCGCATGCTTATCGGGACAACAACCCAACGCGGCAGGTGTACCGTTGGGCAAAACGTTTACTGGCGCGTTTCGATTGAGGTAGTTTCGACGCGAACAAGGTCAGGCGGGAGGGCAACGTTTAAAATCACCGGCTGCCAGGCGTCGCGCTCCGCCAGTTTTCGGGAATAACCGCGGGCAACCAGAAAACCGCCCACGCCGCCCAGCACGGCCCCGCTTAATGCGGCAAGGTCAGATCCAAACAGCATCTGAAAAAGCGCCGCACAAAGAAATAGCCCCGCTAAAGGCGACATATAGACCAGCAACGCCGAACCTAAAAGGCTTTTTTCGGCGATGCCCAACTCGACTTTCTGCCCCGGCGCCAGCGGCTCCGCGCTTGGCACAACAATGGTATGCGTGGTTTGCGGCCCTAATTTATTCAGCACGCGACTGCCGCATCCCGCACGGGAGGCGCAGCTGCTGCATGACGCTTTAACGTCGCAGCTCACCACCGCCTGACCATTCTGCCAGGAGACAACGGTTGCCCACTCTTTAATCATTGTACTGCCCTGAATTTGATACTGTCGGCAATGCGCTTCGCCGTTTGCGGCGGAAGCTCGCCGACAATGGTGATTTCCGCGTTGTCGCGAACGCTGCTATAAACCGTTCGGCGCCCGGTGCGCAGCATCTGATCGCTGCTGTTTTGCGTCGCCCGGTTCACATTGACGGAAAAGCTAAACAGACCGTCAGAATAAAGCCGCGATTCGATAGGCAGGTTATCCATCGTCGGCAACGGACGACGGCTGCTGGAAACTTCGCTAAAGCCTTGCGGCACCCAGGATGGACTCCAGTTAAATTTCGTTTTTTCGCCACCGGGAACAGAAAGCAGCGGCGGCAGATTCGCCTTCGCCAGCGCCTGCATGTTGCTGCCGATATCCTGGCTCACCGTGAACGCAATAACGCGGAACTGCTCCAGCGTCTCGCCATCGCGATCCAGCAGATCAACGCGCATCGGCAGTTTGGTGTCCATGTCCATCCAGACGATATAGCTGTAACGCGTACCATCGCGCGCCACAACGCGGATAACTTCGCACAATCTGTCTGCGATACGGGTGCGTCCGACAGAAATAAAGTCGTAGTAAGGCGCCAGGCGCTTAAAGTCGGTGTAAATCAGGGAAGGCAGAGAATCGACAATATAATCACCGTTCAGGGTGAACGGCTCAAGGCCCGGTTCAAAATAACTGATTTCATTACCACGCTGTACGACCTCCCGGCGGGGACCGTCCAACTGTAGCAATTGCGCAAGCGGGCGACCATCCAGGCGTGCGTGTCGATAACGCAGAGATTCAACGCCTTGTTTCGTGATGCTGACGAATGACAGCTCGTAATTCAGTGACTGACTGGCGATGTTCATCTGCTGCAATAACGCCCCGGACGCAGGGTCGGCCGAGGCGTTTGCTGAGAAGAACAGGCTAGCCGCCACAAGGGACATGGCAAACCAAAGTTGCTTCATTACTGCGATTGCGTTCCTAAAGTTTGGATTCCTGGCACCTGTACCGCGGCTTGCTGGGTTTGCGCCTGCTCAAACTGAAGCTGTTCGGAGTGCAGTCGGCGCTGCAGTTCATAGTCCTGCAACATGGCATTAATGCGACGACGCTGCTCCTGTACCTGCTGTTGCTGACTGCCGACAGGCGCTGCTTCAGAAGGCACTCCCAGACTTACCGGGCTGGCTTTCCCC
This DNA window, taken from Salmonella enterica subsp. enterica serovar Typhimurium str. LT2, encodes the following:
- a CDS encoding Gifsy-1 prophage protein (exodeoxyribonuclease VIII homolog (gi|7467238)), whose translation is MSGTNPVFLVRKAKKSSGQKDAVLWCSDDFEAANATLDYLLIKSGAKLKDYFKAVATNFPVVNELPPEGELSLTFCDYYQLAKDNMTWTQIPGVTLPSSEAAAAARQHIVDGVDTETGEVLEDHTENFGNESNSPAQATAPAPELTVVATMPLRHRVLAQYIGEGEYLYHVDASQKKEILRLEMDTDNSYVQNLLLAAENVEAFKKAIEHDIHKIVNAVKKVFPVDGKTPELATVIQFLKTWFETEHIDRGLLVKEWAKGNRVSAIQRTESGANAGGGNKTDRNPDYEHTLDTLDVEIAMATLPMDFNIYELPGSVYRRAKEIVKKKESPFKEWSAALRATPGILDYSRAAIFALIRSAHPEFYHYPGRLQGYINANLTETDHENPTEEALTAARHTPEKDAVEEANRQLAAARGEYVEGISDPNDPKWVKTGTSQPTTEPELVKNVGNGIFDVSALMQNSSTHGTETNPETTSNVQVQKADSDEKQAGDAVQAGEDDLGTGKEAVTVENQNQAEAQQNVPESQQEEPEAAWPEYFEPGRYEGVPNEVYHAANGISSTQVKDARVSLMYFNARHVEKTIVKERSPVLDMGNLVHVLALQPENLEAEFSVEPEIPEGAFTTTATLREFIDAHNASLPALLSADDIKALLEEYNATLPSQMPLGASVDETYASYEQLPEEFQRIENGTKHTATAMKACIKEYNVTLPAPVKTSGSRDALLEQLAIINPDLVAQEAQKSSPLKVSGTKADLIQAVKSVNPAVVFADELLDAWRENTEGKVLVTRQQLSTALNIQKALLEHPTAGKLLTHPSRAVEVSYFGIDEETGLEVRVRPDLELDMGGLRIGADLKTISMWNIKQEGLRAKLHREIIDRDYHLSAAMYCETAALDQFFWIFVNKDENYHWVAIIEASTELLELGMLEYRKTMREIANGFDTGEWSAPITEDYTDELNDFDVRRLEALRVQA
- a CDS encoding Gifsy-1 prophage protein (similar to enterohemolysin 1 in E. coli; hypothetical protein AAC26069.1 (gi|7467267)), translated to MCAALKRCAYRHKGKIMENTNIVTTEQQAPNTISASNAIFNVQALGQLTAFANLMADSQVTVPAHLAGKPADCMAIVMQAMQWGMNPYAVAQKTHLVNGVLGYEAQLVNAVIASSSAIHGRFHYRYGGDWERCTRTQEITRDKNGKNGKYTVTERVRGWTDEDEIGLFVQVGAILRGESEITWGEPLYLSGVVTRNSPLWVSNPKQQIAYLGVKYWARLYCPEVILGVYSPDEVEQREEREINPAPVQRMSVQEITSEVSTRTSAQESAANVDAVADDLRERIDTASSVDQAKAIRADIESQKALLGTALFTELKNKAVKRYYQVNAQNKVEAVINSIPNPGEPEAAEMFAKAESTLGAAKRHLGDELHDKYRVTLDDMKPEYIG
- a CDS encoding putative cytoplasmic protein; the encoded protein is MRLINRSKQSPLGRRACDVALAAHHEKFGDYGRQKHVTNYTVVVDGVKVPVEVVNRATSYVATAMIGVRKLRNLPAQAN
- a CDS encoding Gifsy-1 prophage protein (similar to excisionase in phage phi-80; probable excisionase (gi|7467278)); its protein translation is MSKKIRDFELMSTREICCQLRISSRTLERYRKRPSDNNPFPEPDCSYMGGSNKWLKTKVNEWQVREMSRPTRRPMSHLNLPRDNKGRLIRSDVA
- a CDS encoding Gifsy-1 prophage protein (similar to integrase in phage; probable integrase (gi|7467280)), coding for MAISDSYLKSCLGRERDKVEEKADRDGLWVRISKKGAVTFFYRFRFLGKQDKMTIGSYPEFGLKAAREEVTKWAAILARGENPRIRQSLDKAKINSQYTFEELFREWHAMVCVQKETSDQILRSFELHVFPKLGKYPAHQLTLHNWLTVLDRLAQGYTEITRRVISNGRQCYSWAVKRQLLEVNPLSEMSGRDFGIQKKMGERTLDRKEIAIVWRAIEDSRLIERNKILYKLSLIWACRVGELRQAEVSHFDFEEGVWTVPWENHKTGRKSKKPIIRPIIPEMLPLIQRAIELAPGRFVFSKYADKPMSEGFHMSISSNLVKFMLKAYNEQVPHFTIHDLRRTARTNFSELTEPHIAEMMLGHKLPGVWSVYDKYTYIEEMREAYSKWWARLMSIIEPDVLEFTPRQTG
- the rseC gene encoding regulator of sigma E (sigma 24) factor (similar to E. coli sigma-E factor, negative regulatory protein (AAC75623.1); Blastp hit to AAC75623.1 (159 aa), 81% identity in aa 1 - 159), giving the protein MIKEWATVVSWQNGQAVVSCDVKASCSSCASRAGCGSRVLNKLGPQTTHTIVVPSAEPLAPGQKVELGIAEKSLLGSALLVYMSPLAGLFLCAALFQMLFGSDLAALSGAVLGGVGGFLVARGYSRKLAERDAWQPVILNVALPPDLVRVETTSIETRQ
- the rseB gene encoding anti sigma E (sigma 24) factor, negative regulator (similar to E. coli regulates activity of sigma-E factor (AAC75624.1); Blastp hit to AAC75624.1 (318 aa), 89% identity in aa 1 - 318), whose amino-acid sequence is MKQLWFAMSLVAASLFFSANASADPASGALLQQMNIASQSLNYELSFVSITKQGVESLRYRHARLDGRPLAQLLQLDGPRREVVQRGNEISYFEPGLEPFTLNGDYIVDSLPSLIYTDFKRLAPYYDFISVGRTRIADRLCEVIRVVARDGTRYSYIVWMDMDTKLPMRVDLLDRDGETLEQFRVIAFTVSQDIGSNMQALAKANLPPLLSVPGGEKTKFNWSPSWVPQGFSEVSSSRRPLPTMDNLPIESRLYSDGLFSFSVNVNRATQNSSDQMLRTGRRTVYSSVRDNAEITIVGELPPQTAKRIADSIKFRAVQ